A window of Oryza glaberrima chromosome 2, OglaRS2, whole genome shotgun sequence genomic DNA:
CGGGTGAGGAGCGGTGGGGACGGCGATTTTTTTTCCCCCCTCCTGGTTGCAACTATGATCACTACCATTGGTCGCGAACGAGCAGAATTTGCAGAGAAAAATAGTCCTACCACCGACGAGGAGTCAATGAGCTCGCCGgtgacggcacggcggcggctgacTCCTCTTGCAAGCCGCCGGCGATCATATGCACTCAACTTCTCAAAAAATGTACTAGCACCCTGTGTATATCTTCACCTTCACATGAACAATGACAGTGAAGCATAGTACTCCGTAGTACAAATTAGCTTGtacaatactccctctgtcctaaaaaagTCTAATTCTAAGGATGAATGTGGAGAGAATACTACTCATAAGAAGAAAAGGTGGAATACAACATCAACTGGGCAATAGTTTGGATAAAATTTCATGCAAGTTTGACATCCTTAAGAAGTCTTGCAGCCATAGCCCCGCATCTCCTGATTTCCCAGTCGTCGTCCAAGTTGCCGGTTTTGGCTTCTGCTGAATCCTCTGAGCCAGTACAAGGTCCACCACTCTCAGCTCCAGTATCTTCATCATCTCCTGGATTGGAgacaacctcctcctcctcctcgttgttGCCGTTAGCGCTGACCTCAGGGATCAATGTCGCTTTGGGGTCCATTATGTAAAGATGAATACTAGGATGTTGGTATTTCGCATCCATCTGTGTTAGAATTCAAGAACAGCGTGATGGTAGAGAATATCTTTAGCACTGATGCAGAAACAGATAAATGACAAGGGAAGGGAGTTCTGATAAGATGAACTCTGAAGTGTGTACCTTCGATTTCGAGACGGTTTTCACATTAAAATTGCTTTTCCACATTTGCATCATCTGTTCATGGACAGTGGTAGAACGGATCTCGTATCCTAGCTGGGTAGAAAGCAACAATATTTACCTCATATATTGTCAATAACAAAAACAGAACTGTTTGAATGGTGGTGAAAGCAATTaccattatttttgttttaggaCCAGATAATGCAATGATTGTCTCCATTAGAGGTTGCAACAGATGTTCTGAATAAACCTTCAAAAACACACAGACAAAAGAGCAGTAAGCCATTGCATTGTCTCTGGACTACCAGTGCTGTTATCAATTATTTTTGGCTATTCTGCATTTCTGCTAAAAGGCTATCCTCTGCACTTAAATTTCAATCCGTAAGGCATGCCTATAACTTACAAAATCTAGAGAAGCAAGTGCTCCCGCACATTTGTAACATAACCAAGAAGAAAAGATTAGTGAATTTGAGGAAAACTTCATTTAGGTTAATATCTGAGAGATTCCTCATGTAAAAATTGGCAACTTATTATTACAGCAAGTGACCATGTGCAATGTCGATTGCTAGCTACACTAAAGTCTCTCCAGACTGTGTTCTTAAAGAACAACTGAAATATCATGACGCATGAAATTTAGCATATCAGTAAGTAGGATAAGCTATTTGAGGCACCAAACTCAAGCTGCCAGCGCAGAAAACTTACAACATCAGTTCCAATGATATAATCGAATGGAGGATCAACAGCTCTTATATGTTCTTTGTTCCCCCAGTCCAATTCTGCAACGGTAACAGAGCCGATGGAGCCTGTTTGCCACGTAAAATCAATTGTTAGGAGAACTAGCAACGTTCAATTGTTATGAGAAACTTCCACAAACTTAACTAACCACTAGGCACCACTTATTGTCGCATAAGATCTATGCATTTGCAATGACCATTGCGATGACCACATCTTAAGTTCTTAACTCTTTCAAACTATGGTTATGGCATGTTTCATGTATAAAGACAATGGTAATGAGTGGACATTCATTTTTGTACTTAGATAACAGACCTGAGTCAGAGTTTGACTGTGAAATCCAAGATTTGTTGCGTTCAACATTCCTCAAAAGCAGCGGGAGCACCTCAACTTGGTCTGTTGTAACCACGTCACAACCCAGCAAAGCCATTCCTGGGGAGAAGCACAATTTTGTTATTGGGCAAGCACCATCAAAATTCAGATAGTATCTCTGAAGGTAATTTGATCCATCTTACCAAGCCCAGCTAGACCGCAACCAGCTCCTAACTCAATCACCCTTTTCCCTTTCAGTTTAGATGGACAAAATCTACCTTTCCTGCTATTCTTTTCCTGGACAGAATGGGAGTAAAACACCAAATGTCAAGTGTACTGACAGTAATAGGACTCAAATTCTCCAACAAGTAAAGTTACTGAAATCAAATTCTAAAAATCACACCAATGCTAGGAAATAAAGCTTCCAAAGTGTGGGAACTGCAATGTTCTATATATGTTGGATTTGAGGGAGCACCACCGAATAGTTCCGGCAAATTGCATGATTATCACATTTATCTGCTTCAACTTGTACAGGATAGCTCAGTAGTCCAAAGAGAAGAGATTACCAAGAACTTGGCGAACACCATGGATGCATCCCAGACCGTGGTTCCGAGGTGCTTCGAGTTAGGATCCTACAAATAATATGCAGCAatagaagcaaaaaaaaaaatcaggataGCATTCAGCATCACCACTCCTTCCCACATAGCATTACAAACACAAAGATGAAGTGTTTGCTTCTCTTACCTGAGAAATGTGCAACCGATGGCCCAGCAACTCCAGCGAAATCGCGGACGTGCTCGGGGAGTTCAACCTTCAATCAGGATAATCACCATACATGAAAGAAGAACAAATGTTACGCCAGCATCGCCATGTAATCACTAATCAATAATCCGTTTGCCCAAATCTCTTGCCACTAAAACCAAACTTAGATACTGAAATAGAAAGGAGGGGGATGGGGACTTGGGGGAGGAGGAAGTGGTTCCAACGCTGAGAAGGTTTGCTTGCCTGTCGTGGTCCATGGCCTCCCCGGAACTGCTTCGCCTGAGCTCCGTcgaacggcagcggcggcgtcgaggaggagtGGTGTGTAGTGTCCGGAGGGAGAGATCTCTCTAGGTGTAGGTGAACTGGGCTCTAAATGGGCCTCATCCAATTCAGCAAGCCCAAGACCGGCCCATTACATGCGAGACTCGAACGGCCCACGAGTattctcctcgtcgtcctcgtcgtcgtcgtcgtccacctctcccgcttccgccgccgccgcgaggcatGGGACGCCGGTCAAagctgcggcgcggcggccgggccaTCACCGCCATACCGGGGGGAttcctccacctctccctcctcgcctccctccgccgccgcccctcgctcCAGGCGCACGCGCAgctgctcctcctcggcctcccgCTCCCGGCGCCGACCGCatcccgcctcctccgcccgcaCCTCCGCTCCGGGAACccctccgcctccctccgcctctTCCTCCGCGTCCTGCGCGACCGCGACTGCGACCGGCGGCCGTGTCCCGTCGACTCCCAAGAGGATGTCCCCGACTCAagctccttctccgccgccctcGCTGCCTGCTCCCGccacgcctcgccgtcgcccggaTTCTCTATCCATGCCTTCCTCCTCAAGTCCAGATTCGCCTCCAACGTCTATGCTGCAAATTCGCTCCTCCACTTCTATGGTTCTTTCGGTCTCCACTCCCTCGCGCACAAactgttcgatgaaatgccgaCCAGGGACACCGTCTCGTTCAACACTCTGATCAGTTCATATGTGCAGTCCTGCTGTATTCACGATGCATTCGAGGTATTCAGGATTATGGTGGAGAGCGGGTTACGGCCGGATGGGTGGACCGTCACGGCATTGCTTGGTGCATGCGCTGAGCTGCAGGACTTAAGGGCAGCAAAAGCAGTGCATGGAGTTGCCAGGAGGATGCTAGAGCCACAAGTGTTTCATTCAGGAGAGGTGGCAACCAGTTTGGTGGATGCATATGTGAAGTGCAGAGGCATGGAGCTTGCCAGGCAGGTGTTTGATTTGGCAGAGGATAATGCAAGGAATGCAAGGTTATGGACAACCATGGTGTCAGGGTATGCAAGAGCTCAGGAGTTTGACATAGCTCAAAGATTATTTCATGAGATGCCCGAGAAGGATACGGTCGCGTGGACTGCTCTGATAGGTGGCTTTGTCCGAGCAGGGAGGTACAAGGAGGCAGTGGTGTTGTTTGAGGAGATGGAAGAGGCAGGGTTTGAGGCAGATGAAGCCACAATAGTTACAGTGCTTTCAGCTTGTGTTGGTTATGGTAACATCGATCTGGCAAAGAGGCTTCATTGTCTTGTGGGGCGTGATGGTCTGATTAACAGAAATGCAAAGCTTGCTACTACTTTTGTGGACATGTATGCAAAGCATGGGTGCATACAGACAGCTCAGGAAGTGTTTTCTGGTGTTGATGATGATTTTAAGACATTGGAGTTGTTCAATGCTATGATAAATGGACTTGCTCGGTGTAAATTTGGTGAGAAAGCAATTGCACTTTTTGATGAAATGGGGTCACTTGGGCTCCATCCTGATAAGATAACGTTTGTGTGCATCTTGTCTGCATGCAGATACAGCGGCTTGGTATCTCAAGGGTTTCGTATATTTGATTCGATGGAGGAGAAGTATGGCGTCAAACCAGAGATTGAGCACTACACTTGCATGGCTGATCTTCTTGCAAGGGATGGACAACTTGACAATGCGTACATTTTTATCCAGAACATGCCTTTCAAAGCAAATTCTGTTGTGTGGTCATCTCTTGTGAGAGCATGTATGCTCCACGGAAATATTAAGATCAGAAAGCTTGCAGAGGAGCAACTTCTTCAGCTTGATCCCAACTATAAGCCTGAAAATCTCCCCTTGTCAAACTTATTTTctgagggaaaaagaaaagagcgaACTGCAAGGGTGAGAAAGTTTCTGAACCACAAGCCTGTGTGTAAGCATACCAAATAATAGAACATAGCTAAGACTGGAATATCTGTAAGTGCTACTCATACTTCCCACCCTTAGACCAAGCTGATTAATTTGATGCTTGTTGGGCAGCTGATCTTTACAGGACACGGTATGAGTGGGGATAATACTGTTCACCACATAGAGATGGTTGCCATAGCATTTGGGTTCGTAAGTTCAGTCCCTGAATCCCCTGTCTAACCTTGGGATTCATGACAAATTTTAGTAATCATCATTCAGTGTTAAAGAATCTGTTAAAAGATTTTCGACAAAGATGGCTGAATGACTGCCAGTGTTCACAAGATAAATGGTGATGCATTTGCAGATCTTGTGAACACTGGCAGTGCGTTCTCTAGCTATGGTTTGCCTTTTGTATACATGGTGCACGCGGAAACTAAGTTTGTGCTCAGTTCAGTAAAAAGAACCAGAAGTACCCAGGTTAATCTGATAATAGAAGTCATGGCTTCTGAAATTACTGCACAGCAgcccagaagaaaaaaaaaggttgcagGAGAATTTTCAGGGCTATGTTCTTCCGTAAGTTTTCTATTCACAGTTTAGAAGTTTTGCGAGTGTCCTTTCTCCATGGTACCTAAGATATAGTAACTCTGGTGCTGAATGTTTAAACCCAGCACCTATTATTGTCATGGAAATTATTATTAGCTTATAGAGATATGAGGTCATCAAAATACTGTGTTCTGTTGACATGTATCTAGCTTAATTGAGGTTATCAAAGCCAACAACTCACTATTGAATGGAGATTGACAGCTGACCTAACTTTGTCAAGATAAATGTAACATTCCACAGTGTATGTGTAGTTGAATTGCCAAGATAAAAGCATAGAAGGGAGCTGACAGTTGTAGTTGCAATGGCAAACTCCAGTCTTATCTTTCAAATCCATGCTATCAAATATCTTGTTATCATCGCTTTCCTCCAGTACTGATACACTTTTTCGCACTGATTTTATCCAGTTAGATTAAGCATGAGTCACTCAGTTTATTTATTGAAAGCCCTTTTCACCCATAAGAATGTTAATGAGGTGATGGATAACCACTGCAAGAGCTAACTGTTATGTTTGTTGCTGCAGCTTTTGCTCAGTATAAACATATAAGCATACTCTTCCTGAAGAATTAGTGTATCATACCAAGCTTAAGCAACCTATGAGTGAGCATGGGAAAAGTATGCCCTTTCCAATCATTTAAACTATGAGTAAATTTGGTACGTACCATCACAAAGTTCCTGGTGTTGGAAAATACCATCGCAATGAGCTTGAGTGGAAAAGTACCATCCAAATTGCCCAGTTTGTTAGAAATGCTCCTACCGTCGCTTTGTCCGTTTGAAGACGTTGTTGATGATGCGGAATGGCGATGATGCCCCTGCAAATATTTCAGCATTTGGCGccaaaatttccaacttttggAGCCAAAATAGATGCTTCGGGGGATATAAAAACCTAGATCCTTTGGACCTTATCATTCCAGCTTCTTGACATcttgttcttctcttctttgtCTGTTGCTCCTTCTTCAATCAAGTTGCAGCATAGATGAGTCAGTCCGTTGCCTCTTCGGCAATACCATCAGTGGTTTGTCCCAACTGCAACGTGATGGTTCGGCGGAAGACATCAGGAACAACAAGAAATCCAGGCCGGCACTACTACAGGTGCCCATTTCACTCGGTGAGTTAAAGATTAGCaacttaacaaagttttaaCTTTTTGGCAGTTGCAGCCATGGTCCCAATGTGATGATTTTCCTTGTCACAGGATGAACCAAGTGGCTGTCATTTTTGGTTTTGGGAAGATGAACTGATGGCTCCAGTTATGGAACAAACTGCCACAACACCAAATGGAAGAAATGATTTGAAGCTTGCAGTTGAGATAGGAAGacgttttgatatgatggactTCAAGATCAACATAGTTATATTTCTAGTTGTGTTCCTTACAGTTGTAGTAATTTGGAAGCTGTAATATGTGCATTTCTTTATCAGTTGTATGCGAAAACTAATTTTAGTGAAGTGAATGCAATGTCAAGTAGAACATCTAGAAGTGCAGCttttattataaaaacaatTCAACTAGGTGGAAGTGCATAACATCAGTTTAACAACAATATAGAGTTGAATACTAGCCCGAAATAGGCAGACCATACTTCTTACACAACAGTTTCACATCCATGGTTTTTAGAGTAGCAAAATAACAGTGTGATAGTACATGAATAACACATGATTAGTAGTTATCAGTCTAGCAAAATAACATGGCAACATAACAAAGACTCAGAACTTCATGGTGCTTCGCAATTGTTAGCTTCCAATAACCTTTTCCTGCTCCTTGTCAAAGGACTAGAACTAGGCATTACAAGAGTTGGATCTCTAGGAGGAGTAGAAGTTGGTTGAATGGTTGTTTTCTTCCCCCTTGGAGCTGTCCTCTTTGTAGCCTTGCTGGTCTTTGTAGCCTTAGTTGTATTTGAGGTTCTTGGCCTGCAACACAATAGTAAATTGAGTTGTATATGATCCATTGTAAAAAAGAAGTAAATATAGTTTGTGTAACCACCTTTTATTGTTGCTTGGACCTGCTTCAGATTGACCTTCGTCAAGAACATTTTCTTTGCAAGTAGATTGCCTATGTCCCAATCTTCCACACTTCTTGCACTTGTGCTTCTTACCCCATGGTTTGCCCTCCTTATGTCTTGTAGTTTTAGGTCTACCAGCTGGCCTCTTTAGGTTGGGAGGATGCAACTTGAAGCCTTGAGTCCCTTTGGTCCACTTGGCTTTACCTGGCATTGGCCTAATTGCATGGGAGTAGGCAGCCTTGAACATTTGAACTGAGTAGTATTTATTAACATACTTCTCAACCTTATCCCTCTTTGAGCAGATCACAGCAAGAGCATGAGTACAAGGCTTGCCAGATATTTGCCACTGGTTGCAGGAGCATTCATTTGCTTCTAGGTCAACTGATTCCCTCCAAGCAGTCCCATCCTTGTAGGATCCACTAACCTCTGCTTCTGTCGAGGAGCTTAGCTTTACTATATATCCTTTTAGATCCCTGGTTATTGCATTGAGCTCCTTGATGACACTAGGAATAATTGTACCTTCAAACTTTGCTGCAACTCTTCTTCTCACCTCTATTTTTTCCATCATCATTTGTCTAAGCTTGTCAGCAAGCTCATCAACTGGGAGCCCCTTCAAAGGATTTATCTTGTTATTGAAAGACTCAGAAATGTTATTGTTAATATAGTCAACTTTGCAAATTCCATTGAATTTGCTCCTAGCCCATATATGGGGATGGTTCTGTTCAAGCCATTTTATGGCTTCAGGATAAACCGCTTTGATCTTCCCCATgtatttatcataaaatattgTATCATAAGCTCTTGCTGCAGGCCAAATGTTGTCATCGATGGCAGTATCGTGGAACTTCTTCATCATATTCTTCCACATGTGCATCATGCACTCCCTATGTTCCACTCCTTTCGGAAATACAATACCAACAGCTTTTGTCAAGCCAATTCCAGCATCTGTATGCAATGCTAGTCCACGGGGTGTGCCGATTGCTTGCTTAAGTTTTTGAAGAAACCAAACCCAATTTTCAGCAGCTTCAGACTCAAATATGCCATAGGCTACTGGAAACATCCAGTTATGACCATCTATAGCAGTAGCAGCTGCTAGTTGACCTCTATACTTTCCTATCAAAAAGGTTGAGTCGATGCCAAGGTAAGGTCTACAACCTTGAAGGAATCCATCTATGCAAGGCTTGAGAGCCACAAACAGCTTGCTGAACTGATGTTTTCCTTTGTTCTCCTTGTAGTCTATCTCCACTAAACTTCCTGGGCATCTTTTCTCTACTTCTGCCTTGAAGTTGAATAATCTATCAAAGCTTTCCACCCATGAACCTTGAATTTGTTCAAGACAAGCCTCTTTGCCAGCCCAAACCTTGAAGTATGAGAC
This region includes:
- the LOC127764789 gene encoding uncharacterized protein LOC127764789, whose amino-acid sequence is MDHDRLNSPSTSAISLELLGHRLHISQDPNSKHLGTTVWDASMVFAKFLEKNSRKGRFCPSKLKGKRVIELGAGCGLAGLGMALLGCDVVTTDQVEVLPLLLRNVERNKSWISQSNSDSGSIGSVTVAELDWGNKEHIRAVDPPFDYIIGTDVVYSEHLLQPLMETIIALSGPKTKIMLGYEIRSTTVHEQMMQMWKSNFNVKTVSKSKMDAKYQHPSIHLYIMDPKATLIPEVSANGNNEEEEEVVSNPGDDEDTGAESGGPCTGSEDSAEAKTGNLDDDWEIRRCGAMAARLLKDVKLA